One window of Vibrio atlanticus genomic DNA carries:
- a CDS encoding outer membrane protein transport protein translates to MKTIQRSLVSLSVLFACNSLAAGFQVAEHSASGLGRAFSGEGAVADNASVLARNPAAMTLFDTAQFSGAVSVVDPEVDITQNNVPGSGGQSQTSKDVAPLQIVPGAYYISPINEQWAWGIGMFSNYGVATDYPDDIYAGDLAGDTSLMSVNLNPNVAYRIDDQFSIGAGVNLVYAEAELNRHQGAISNVTGDPSSTKLISMTGETFAFGWNVGGLYELNENNRFSIAYRSEVDLDFDDGDFKDYTGGIVQGSATATTGRLKITLPSIIEISAFHQLTEQWAVHYGWQQTGWSSFKELKATSPDCKDGVCFKKTEHYEDNNRYSLGATYQLNKEWTLRAGLAYDEQAGQTTLSIPDSDRYWYSTGLTYQYSPDLSIDAGFALVQSKGGDFTETNKLGQKLEFSGDAVAYLSAIQLNYTFN, encoded by the coding sequence ATGAAAACAATACAACGCTCTCTCGTTTCGCTTTCTGTGCTATTTGCATGTAATTCACTTGCGGCTGGTTTCCAAGTTGCTGAGCACTCTGCCTCAGGCCTTGGACGCGCATTCTCAGGTGAAGGTGCAGTTGCCGATAACGCGAGTGTACTTGCGAGAAACCCCGCTGCAATGACCCTATTTGATACAGCCCAATTTTCAGGCGCGGTTTCTGTCGTTGATCCAGAAGTAGACATTACTCAAAACAATGTTCCAGGTTCTGGCGGACAAAGTCAGACATCTAAAGACGTCGCTCCCCTTCAAATTGTACCTGGTGCTTACTACATTAGCCCAATTAATGAGCAATGGGCTTGGGGCATTGGTATGTTTTCCAACTACGGTGTTGCTACCGATTACCCAGATGATATCTACGCGGGTGATCTAGCTGGTGATACATCACTAATGTCTGTCAATTTAAACCCAAACGTAGCGTATAGAATCGACGACCAATTCAGCATTGGTGCTGGCGTAAACCTTGTTTATGCAGAAGCTGAACTCAACCGACACCAAGGTGCTATTTCAAATGTTACTGGTGATCCTTCGTCGACGAAATTAATCAGTATGACTGGCGAAACATTCGCATTTGGTTGGAATGTGGGTGGCTTATATGAATTGAATGAAAACAATCGATTTTCTATCGCTTATCGTTCGGAAGTTGACCTTGATTTTGACGATGGTGATTTCAAAGATTACACCGGTGGAATCGTACAAGGTAGCGCAACTGCAACGACTGGCCGCTTAAAAATCACCTTACCTTCAATTATTGAAATATCTGCTTTCCACCAATTGACCGAACAGTGGGCTGTCCACTACGGTTGGCAACAAACGGGTTGGAGCAGCTTTAAAGAACTTAAAGCGACCAGTCCAGATTGTAAAGATGGTGTGTGTTTTAAAAAGACAGAGCACTACGAGGATAACAACCGCTACTCGTTGGGTGCGACTTATCAGTTGAATAAAGAGTGGACTCTAAGAGCGGGTCTTGCTTATGACGAACAAGCTGGCCAAACGACTTTAAGTATCCCAGACAGCGATCGTTACTGGTACAGCACAGGTTTGACTTACCAGTACAGCCCAGATCTTTCTATTGATGCTGGTTTTGCCCTTGTACAAAGCAAAGGTGGTGACTTCACTGAGACCAATAAATTGGGTCAAAAGCTTGAATTTTCAGGTGATGCAGTAGCTTACCTATCTGCAATTCAATTGAACTACACCTTTAACTAA
- a CDS encoding DUF3389 domain-containing protein translates to MVITFKSGKIIATAHELVVRLDGEHRVTLQAQVDAIQLIGKGANVISANGSECKWSIKLDNEQQLRDIANEIGCDVM, encoded by the coding sequence ATGGTCATAACGTTTAAAAGTGGGAAAATCATCGCAACCGCACATGAGCTTGTCGTTCGTTTGGATGGTGAGCACAGAGTAACGCTACAAGCTCAAGTTGATGCAATCCAACTGATAGGAAAAGGGGCAAATGTCATTTCAGCCAATGGTTCTGAATGCAAGTGGTCGATTAAATTAGACAACGAACAGCAGCTTCGAGATATTGCCAATGAAATCGGCTGCGATGTGATGTAA
- a CDS encoding SgrR family transcriptional regulator, whose amino-acid sequence MSSPRLRVQFETLFEYFDGKDSDVQLDDITDVLCCTRRNARMVLNKLEEEGWVEWLPAAGRGKLSQLIFKQNRCDVSENLARRYLQEGKIGQALSVLDHNAAKLTQVIQNYLGVQYQEGEQVIRLPYYRPLSMLNPTKSMRRSEQHITCQVFSGLTRLDENDQLQPDLAHSWQKISDYQWRFFLRPGVRFHNGEPLLTNHVVDTLLALEPLNMFSHIKDVSSPANCVVDVFLTRPDKHFPLALTESVAKVTLPMILRGEDYDIRPIGTGPYRIEKNDDKQLVLTAFNGYFGFRPLIDRVEVWVVDEAYSSMVYPSLSKPVMADRGDSDEVELDPGCTYLLLNRKKGIAQDPAWAQFLSNTLNAADLFVHIPKETVIDLGVLHAYGIKPGWYDIKLNTPVCPPANAKPTIRLAYQCQHPMFPTLAKAIVTVLKQYDVDVELYGYETDPPHADNVDIWINPMGIANNRDDALAGWLMDYSFLDESSPAEDFDQWCHMIDRWRSGEFEQFPARQLGKQLVQSNQLIPMFHCWLGVNKDQCGTLQNAKCNALGWFDFSQVWVKPDVD is encoded by the coding sequence ATGAGCAGCCCAAGACTTCGCGTTCAATTTGAAACCCTGTTTGAATACTTCGATGGTAAAGATTCTGATGTTCAGCTCGACGACATCACGGATGTGCTTTGTTGTACCCGTCGTAATGCCCGGATGGTACTCAATAAGCTTGAAGAAGAAGGATGGGTTGAGTGGTTACCTGCGGCTGGGCGAGGCAAGTTATCTCAACTTATTTTTAAGCAGAATCGTTGCGATGTCAGTGAAAACTTAGCAAGACGCTACTTACAAGAAGGTAAAATTGGACAAGCGCTGTCAGTGCTTGATCACAATGCAGCCAAGCTGACTCAAGTTATTCAAAATTACTTGGGTGTGCAATACCAGGAAGGTGAGCAGGTTATTCGTTTGCCTTATTACCGACCGCTTTCTATGCTTAACCCGACAAAGTCGATGCGACGATCTGAGCAGCATATTACCTGTCAGGTATTCAGTGGGTTAACACGTTTGGATGAGAACGATCAATTACAGCCCGATCTTGCTCATTCATGGCAAAAAATCAGCGATTATCAATGGCGATTCTTCTTGAGACCCGGAGTCCGTTTTCATAACGGAGAACCTTTGTTAACCAATCATGTTGTGGATACGCTGCTAGCACTCGAACCTCTCAATATGTTCTCACATATAAAAGACGTCTCTTCTCCGGCAAACTGTGTGGTTGATGTCTTTTTAACGCGACCAGATAAACACTTCCCACTCGCTTTGACTGAATCCGTTGCCAAAGTCACCTTACCGATGATTTTACGTGGTGAAGACTACGATATTCGACCGATTGGTACAGGCCCGTATCGCATTGAAAAGAATGATGATAAACAACTCGTATTAACGGCTTTCAACGGATATTTTGGCTTTAGGCCATTGATTGATCGTGTTGAGGTTTGGGTTGTTGATGAGGCTTACTCTTCAATGGTTTACCCAAGTCTTTCTAAGCCTGTAATGGCGGATCGCGGCGATAGCGACGAAGTCGAACTTGATCCCGGCTGTACCTATCTACTGTTGAATCGGAAAAAGGGCATCGCACAAGATCCTGCATGGGCGCAATTTTTATCTAATACTTTGAATGCGGCCGATCTGTTTGTACACATTCCGAAAGAAACTGTTATCGATTTGGGAGTGTTACACGCTTATGGGATAAAGCCCGGTTGGTATGACATCAAGTTGAACACGCCGGTTTGTCCACCAGCGAATGCGAAACCAACCATTAGATTGGCTTACCAATGCCAACACCCAATGTTTCCAACACTTGCGAAGGCTATTGTTACAGTGTTGAAGCAATATGACGTCGATGTTGAACTTTATGGTTACGAAACCGATCCTCCACACGCCGATAATGTCGATATTTGGATTAATCCAATGGGTATCGCTAACAATAGAGATGACGCGTTAGCAGGCTGGTTGATGGATTACAGCTTTCTCGATGAATCTAGCCCGGCAGAAGACTTCGATCAATGGTGTCACATGATCGATCGTTGGCGCTCGGGCGAATTCGAGCAATTCCCAGCAAGACAGTTAGGTAAACAATTGGTGCAAAGCAATCAATTGATTCCAATGTTCCACTGTTGGTTAGGCGTTAACAAAGATCAATGCGGTACGCTGCAGAACGCAAAGTGTAATGCACTCGGTTGGTTCGACTTTAGCCAAGTTTGGGTAAAACCGGACGTTGACTAA
- a CDS encoding M48 family metallopeptidase, giving the protein MTSWMKFASLLTLAGLSACSASPTGRNQLLLFSDKDMSQLGAQSFEQMKKEQPISKDAKTNAYVQCVANSITQYIPKQGFSEWEVVVFDSDQVNAFALPGGKIGVYTGLLKVAVNQDQLATVIGHEVAHVLADHSNERLSQSQIANTGLSVTSIALGASEYSQYQGMTMAALGLGVQYGVILPYGRTQESEADVVGLEYMARAGFDPNQSVDLWQNMAKASGGNQPPELLSTHPSHSTRIKDLQATIKTLPQSGSPRPNCKT; this is encoded by the coding sequence ATGACGTCATGGATGAAGTTTGCCTCGCTTCTTACACTTGCAGGGCTAAGTGCATGCAGCGCTTCGCCAACAGGCAGAAACCAATTACTGCTTTTTTCAGATAAAGATATGTCTCAGCTTGGAGCACAGTCTTTTGAACAAATGAAGAAAGAACAACCCATCAGCAAAGATGCGAAAACGAACGCTTATGTACAGTGCGTTGCAAACAGCATCACGCAATATATTCCTAAGCAAGGTTTTAGTGAATGGGAAGTTGTTGTCTTTGACAGTGACCAAGTAAACGCATTCGCCCTACCAGGCGGAAAAATTGGCGTATATACCGGGTTACTTAAGGTAGCGGTTAATCAAGACCAACTCGCGACAGTTATCGGGCACGAAGTGGCGCATGTTTTAGCAGACCACAGTAACGAGCGCCTATCTCAGTCTCAAATCGCTAACACTGGTTTATCGGTTACTAGCATCGCATTAGGCGCATCAGAATACAGCCAATATCAAGGTATGACGATGGCTGCTTTAGGTTTAGGCGTTCAGTATGGCGTTATTCTACCGTATGGGCGAACTCAAGAGTCTGAAGCCGATGTTGTTGGCCTAGAGTATATGGCTAGAGCTGGATTCGATCCCAACCAAAGTGTCGACCTATGGCAAAACATGGCGAAGGCATCGGGTGGTAATCAGCCGCCAGAACTGCTTTCTACACACCCTTCGCACAGTACGCGTATCAAAGATCTGCAAGCGACGATAAAAACGTTACCTCAATCGGGATCACCAAGGCCAAATTGCAAAACATAG
- a CDS encoding site-2 protease family protein — MELLAIEFLGKPLRLEGSMAGWQQLFWDNTLVSQLDATSEQDNARTHSFMLQSGEDTLQCHVEASVQWQPFEMYYKASVNGQTIAEGNRDTKDIEQQTPVVAPKPEKRFSLIGLVSLGMKALKSAKLIKVVLASASLAAYSWLFSIQFALALIACLMFHEYGHIRAMKYFGMKTKGIYLIPFLGGLALSDEKINTRWQDVVISIMGPLFGLILSLVFMVLYWITGEMFFAGLAVFNALLNLFNLLPILPLDGGHVLKSISFSMNSVLGIVLCIAAAVAGVVLSYQLNLTLFGFLLIMGSVEILFEWKGRHHSHLLPLDKYGQVVSFVWYVGLVSSLIGVIWYFASTGDQLLSLPLQILGT; from the coding sequence TTGGAATTACTCGCGATAGAGTTTCTTGGAAAACCGCTTCGTTTAGAAGGTTCAATGGCTGGTTGGCAACAACTGTTCTGGGATAATACACTTGTGTCTCAACTGGATGCGACCTCAGAGCAAGATAATGCTCGAACTCACTCATTCATGTTGCAATCTGGCGAAGATACGTTGCAGTGTCACGTCGAAGCGTCAGTTCAATGGCAGCCATTTGAGATGTACTACAAAGCCTCCGTCAATGGTCAAACGATTGCCGAAGGTAACCGCGACACTAAAGACATCGAGCAACAAACCCCCGTTGTAGCACCTAAACCTGAGAAGCGTTTTAGCTTAATTGGATTAGTGTCGCTTGGTATGAAAGCATTAAAAAGTGCCAAGCTAATCAAAGTCGTACTTGCCTCAGCGAGCTTAGCTGCGTATTCATGGCTGTTTTCAATTCAATTTGCTTTAGCTCTAATCGCTTGCCTTATGTTCCATGAATACGGCCATATTAGAGCGATGAAATACTTTGGTATGAAGACCAAAGGCATCTATTTGATACCATTCCTTGGTGGTTTAGCGTTATCCGATGAGAAGATCAATACGCGCTGGCAAGATGTAGTTATCTCAATCATGGGGCCATTGTTCGGATTGATATTGTCTTTGGTGTTTATGGTGTTGTACTGGATCACTGGCGAGATGTTCTTTGCTGGGCTTGCGGTATTTAACGCCCTATTGAACTTGTTTAATCTATTGCCAATTCTGCCTCTCGATGGCGGACATGTACTGAAAAGTATCAGTTTCTCAATGAACAGCGTGCTTGGTATTGTATTGTGTATCGCAGCCGCTGTTGCTGGTGTGGTACTGAGTTATCAGTTGAATCTGACCTTGTTTGGTTTCTTATTGATTATGGGTAGTGTGGAAATACTGTTCGAATGGAAAGGGCGTCACCACAGTCACTTGTTGCCATTAGACAAATACGGTCAAGTCGTGTCGTTTGTTTGGTATGTGGGTTTGGTGAGTAGTTTGATAGGTGTTATCTGGTATTTTGCATCAACGGGTGATCAACTATTAAGCCTACCATTACAAATTCTAGGCACTTAA
- a CDS encoding PhnA domain-containing protein produces the protein MSSEATMLERCQSKCELCGSDSSLTAYAVPPHSHVTVDHGIMVCDKCLGEIDEPKDINHWRCLSDSMWSQEAPVQVTAWRQLTRLNTESWAQDALDMMYLEEETSVWAQIGMSADDKPLDVNGVELKKGDDVTVIKDLPIKGTNQVIKQGTVIRGISVGDDPKLVSGKTNGGQSMYVIAEFCRKK, from the coding sequence ATGTCTTCTGAAGCTACTATGCTAGAACGCTGCCAATCTAAATGTGAACTATGTGGTTCTGATTCTTCTCTTACTGCGTACGCAGTACCGCCACACAGCCACGTAACAGTGGATCACGGCATCATGGTATGTGACAAATGCCTTGGTGAGATTGACGAGCCTAAAGATATCAACCACTGGCGCTGCCTAAGCGACAGCATGTGGAGTCAAGAAGCGCCAGTTCAAGTAACGGCATGGCGTCAACTTACTCGTCTTAACACTGAAAGCTGGGCTCAAGACGCACTAGACATGATGTACCTTGAAGAAGAAACATCAGTTTGGGCACAAATCGGCATGTCTGCTGATGATAAACCTCTTGATGTGAACGGCGTTGAGCTTAAAAAAGGTGACGACGTAACAGTAATCAAAGACCTGCCAATCAAAGGTACTAACCAAGTGATTAAGCAAGGTACTGTTATCCGTGGCATCAGCGTTGGTGACGATCCTAAGCTTGTTTCTGGTAAAACAAATGGCGGTCAATCAATGTACGTAATCGCTGAGTTCTGCCGTAAGAAGTAA
- a CDS encoding hotdog fold thioesterase, protein MSIWKKPVDLEIFNATSKNTLIEHLNIVYTEVNDNSLVATMPVCHFTHQPLGMLHGGASVVLAETLGSLAANFCVPEGYYCVGLDINANHVRSMRDGHVVGTAEPIHLGVSTQVWQINITDERQRLVCTSRLTIAVKKHKR, encoded by the coding sequence ATGAGTATTTGGAAAAAGCCCGTTGACCTAGAGATCTTCAACGCGACCTCAAAAAATACCTTAATTGAACACCTCAATATTGTATACACCGAGGTCAACGACAACTCTTTGGTGGCAACCATGCCGGTTTGTCATTTTACCCACCAACCTTTAGGTATGCTCCATGGCGGCGCATCGGTTGTATTAGCAGAAACGCTTGGCTCATTGGCTGCTAATTTTTGCGTTCCAGAAGGCTACTATTGCGTTGGGCTAGATATCAACGCAAACCACGTTAGATCAATGCGTGATGGCCATGTTGTCGGTACTGCTGAGCCTATTCACTTGGGTGTGTCTACCCAAGTATGGCAGATAAACATCACTGATGAGCGTCAACGCTTAGTCTGTACAAGTCGTTTAACTATTGCCGTGAAGAAACATAAGCGATAA